In Drosophila simulans strain w501 chromosome X, Prin_Dsim_3.1, whole genome shotgun sequence, one DNA window encodes the following:
- the LOC6726287 gene encoding uncharacterized protein LOC6726287 isoform X2 has protein sequence MYQHRDVLEHISRRQKELAAHVSRPLWKKLRDQQQCDVQSILIKERPQLTILERARRRASESLYNHNYLGRSAADIALLRQLRSDRNLLDPLRLATTPPMRKLTAQQFMIVRRFMKMLQARNPMYNRRYVRQRHGPIADQERHRWQEMHLFHTQYQTRRDCMRMLHEVHRRRSEGDVEKLSDYVEDIMSGFIEHKTHRTLPWKFEFINEVYNILALAHCDKCAVPANVDFLLAKNRPILYLLRSEKLHDMSVQFGGPNIYVEIEREDERHSRIIQKLEQLESRLRHSRYSIERSYLLFEIARCHFQESRFDKCLVVAHKAFNEARICNCLIWRFNSIFLCCQVHAVLNRFERLKESLAKASQLASELQAPKLVAYIGICTNVNNYDLAFQRIRQSDVNRRKSRKRSPISTITSNSSQGSISST, from the exons ATGTATCAGCACAGGGACGTCCTGGAGCACATCAGCCGCCGTCAGAAGGAGCTAGCCGCCCACGTGTCCCGCCCGCTCTGGAAGAAGCTGCGCGACCAACAACAATGCGACGTCCAGAGTATTCTTATCAAGGAGCGGCCGCAGTTGACCATACTGGAAAGGGCCCGCCGGCGGGCGAGTGAGAGTCTGTACAACCATAACTACTTGGGTCGCAGCGCCGCCGACATCGCGCTGCTGCGTCAACTGCGCAGCGACCGCAACCTCCTCGATCCCCTGAGGCTGGCCACCACGCCCCCAATGCGCAAGCTCACCGCGCAGCAGTTCATGATTGTGCGACGGTTCATG AAAATGCTTCAAGCCCGGAATCCGATGTACAACCGGCGGTACGTGCGACAGCGACACGGTCCGATTGCGGACCAGGAGCGGCATCGGTGGCAGGAGATGCACCTGTTCCACACGCAGTACCAGACGCGACGCGACTGCATGCGGATGCTGCACGAGGTGCACAGGCGGCGCAGCGAGGGCGATGTGGAGAAGCTGTCCGACTACGTGGAGGACATAATGTCGGGATTCATTGAGCACAAGACCCACCGCACGCTGCCCTGGAAGTTTGAGTTCATCAACGAAGTCTACAATATCCTGGCACTGGCCCATTGCGACAAGTGCGCGGTGCCCGCTAATGTCGACTTCCTGCTGGCCAAGAATCGACCCATCTTATACCTGCTGCGGTCGGAGAAGCTGCACGACATGAGCGTACAGTTCGGGGGTCCCAACATCTACGTGGAGATCGAGAGAGAGGATGAGCGGCACAGCCGAATTAT CCAGAAGCTAGAGCAACTGGAGAGTCGACTGCGTCACTCCCGCTATTCGATCGAGCGATCCTATTTGTTGTTCGAGATCGCGCGCTGTCACTTTCAGGAGTCGCGTTTCGACAAGTGCCTCGTAGTGGCCCACAAGGCCTTTAATG AGGCCCGCATTTGCAACTGCCTGATCTGGCGGTTCAACAGCATCTTCCTGTGCTGCCAGGTGCATGCCGTGCTCAATCGCTTCGAGAGGCTGAAGGAATCGCTGGCGAAAGCCAGTCAGTTGGCCAGCGAACTGCAGGCGCCCAAGCTGGTGGCCTATATAGGCATCTGCACCAACGTTAATAACTACGATCTGGCGTTTCAGCGGATCCGGCAGTCGGATGTGAACAGGCGAAAGTCCCGGAAGCGAAGTCCCATCAGCACCATCACATCGAATAGCTCGCAGGGATCAATAAGTAGCACATAG
- the LOC6726287 gene encoding uncharacterized protein LOC6726287 isoform X1, giving the protein MSWTSGLYKSLLLRSQQSLVRPDLALLDIQISKRAIETMLGHRRESSFNHSHTADIIAKKCDELFNANEFENALTTLYRDGRPFGGQYAHGRFEMIKQRSLAVFEDTLGESLRPFMYQHRDVLEHISRRQKELAAHVSRPLWKKLRDQQQCDVQSILIKERPQLTILERARRRASESLYNHNYLGRSAADIALLRQLRSDRNLLDPLRLATTPPMRKLTAQQFMIVRRFMKMLQARNPMYNRRYVRQRHGPIADQERHRWQEMHLFHTQYQTRRDCMRMLHEVHRRRSEGDVEKLSDYVEDIMSGFIEHKTHRTLPWKFEFINEVYNILALAHCDKCAVPANVDFLLAKNRPILYLLRSEKLHDMSVQFGGPNIYVEIEREDERHSRIIQKLEQLESRLRHSRYSIERSYLLFEIARCHFQESRFDKCLVVAHKAFNEARICNCLIWRFNSIFLCCQVHAVLNRFERLKESLAKASQLASELQAPKLVAYIGICTNVNNYDLAFQRIRQSDVNRRKSRKRSPISTITSNSSQGSISST; this is encoded by the exons ATGTCATGGACGAGTGGCCTTTACAAGTCCCTGCTCCTTCGGAGCCAGCAATCGCTGGTGCGTCCGGATCTCGCCCTTCTGGACATTCAGATATCGAAGCGGGCCATAGAGACGATGCTCGGCCATCGAAGGGAATCGAGTTTCAATCATTCACATACCGCCGACATCATTGCCAAGAAGTGCGACGAGCTGTTCAATGCCAACGAATTTGAGAACGCACTAACCACGCTTTATAGGGATGGACGTCCCTTCGGCGGACAGTATGCCCACGGGCGGTTCGAGATGATCAAGCAAAGG AGCCTCGCCGTCTTCGAAGACACCTTGGGCGAATCCCTGCGTCCCTTCATGTATCAGCACAGGGACGTCCTGGAGCACATCAGCCGCCGTCAGAAGGAGCTAGCCGCCCACGTGTCCCGCCCGCTCTGGAAGAAGCTGCGCGACCAACAACAATGCGACGTCCAGAGTATTCTTATCAAGGAGCGGCCGCAGTTGACCATACTGGAAAGGGCCCGCCGGCGGGCGAGTGAGAGTCTGTACAACCATAACTACTTGGGTCGCAGCGCCGCCGACATCGCGCTGCTGCGTCAACTGCGCAGCGACCGCAACCTCCTCGATCCCCTGAGGCTGGCCACCACGCCCCCAATGCGCAAGCTCACCGCGCAGCAGTTCATGATTGTGCGACGGTTCATG AAAATGCTTCAAGCCCGGAATCCGATGTACAACCGGCGGTACGTGCGACAGCGACACGGTCCGATTGCGGACCAGGAGCGGCATCGGTGGCAGGAGATGCACCTGTTCCACACGCAGTACCAGACGCGACGCGACTGCATGCGGATGCTGCACGAGGTGCACAGGCGGCGCAGCGAGGGCGATGTGGAGAAGCTGTCCGACTACGTGGAGGACATAATGTCGGGATTCATTGAGCACAAGACCCACCGCACGCTGCCCTGGAAGTTTGAGTTCATCAACGAAGTCTACAATATCCTGGCACTGGCCCATTGCGACAAGTGCGCGGTGCCCGCTAATGTCGACTTCCTGCTGGCCAAGAATCGACCCATCTTATACCTGCTGCGGTCGGAGAAGCTGCACGACATGAGCGTACAGTTCGGGGGTCCCAACATCTACGTGGAGATCGAGAGAGAGGATGAGCGGCACAGCCGAATTAT CCAGAAGCTAGAGCAACTGGAGAGTCGACTGCGTCACTCCCGCTATTCGATCGAGCGATCCTATTTGTTGTTCGAGATCGCGCGCTGTCACTTTCAGGAGTCGCGTTTCGACAAGTGCCTCGTAGTGGCCCACAAGGCCTTTAATG AGGCCCGCATTTGCAACTGCCTGATCTGGCGGTTCAACAGCATCTTCCTGTGCTGCCAGGTGCATGCCGTGCTCAATCGCTTCGAGAGGCTGAAGGAATCGCTGGCGAAAGCCAGTCAGTTGGCCAGCGAACTGCAGGCGCCCAAGCTGGTGGCCTATATAGGCATCTGCACCAACGTTAATAACTACGATCTGGCGTTTCAGCGGATCCGGCAGTCGGATGTGAACAGGCGAAAGTCCCGGAAGCGAAGTCCCATCAGCACCATCACATCGAATAGCTCGCAGGGATCAATAAGTAGCACATAG
- the LOC6726287 gene encoding uncharacterized protein LOC6726287 isoform X3, which produces MSWTSGLYKSLLLRSQQSLVRPDLALLDIQISKRAIETMLGHRRESSFNHSHTADIIAKKCDELFNANEFENALTTLYRDGRPFGGQYAHGRFEMIKQRSLAVFEDTLGESLRPFMYQHRDVLEHISRRQKELAAHVSRPLWKKLRDQQQCDVQSILIKERPQLTILERARRRASESLYNHNYLGRSAADIALLRQLRSDRNLLDPLRLATTPPMRKLTAQQFMIVRRFMKMLQARNPMYNRRYVRQRHGPIADQERHRWQEMHLFHTQYQTRRDCMRMLHEVHRRRSEGDVEKLSDYVEDIMSGFIEHKTHRTLPWKFEFINEVYNILALAHCDKCAVPANVDFLLAKNRPILYLLRSEKLHDMSVQFGGPNIYVEIEREDERHSRIIS; this is translated from the exons ATGTCATGGACGAGTGGCCTTTACAAGTCCCTGCTCCTTCGGAGCCAGCAATCGCTGGTGCGTCCGGATCTCGCCCTTCTGGACATTCAGATATCGAAGCGGGCCATAGAGACGATGCTCGGCCATCGAAGGGAATCGAGTTTCAATCATTCACATACCGCCGACATCATTGCCAAGAAGTGCGACGAGCTGTTCAATGCCAACGAATTTGAGAACGCACTAACCACGCTTTATAGGGATGGACGTCCCTTCGGCGGACAGTATGCCCACGGGCGGTTCGAGATGATCAAGCAAAGG AGCCTCGCCGTCTTCGAAGACACCTTGGGCGAATCCCTGCGTCCCTTCATGTATCAGCACAGGGACGTCCTGGAGCACATCAGCCGCCGTCAGAAGGAGCTAGCCGCCCACGTGTCCCGCCCGCTCTGGAAGAAGCTGCGCGACCAACAACAATGCGACGTCCAGAGTATTCTTATCAAGGAGCGGCCGCAGTTGACCATACTGGAAAGGGCCCGCCGGCGGGCGAGTGAGAGTCTGTACAACCATAACTACTTGGGTCGCAGCGCCGCCGACATCGCGCTGCTGCGTCAACTGCGCAGCGACCGCAACCTCCTCGATCCCCTGAGGCTGGCCACCACGCCCCCAATGCGCAAGCTCACCGCGCAGCAGTTCATGATTGTGCGACGGTTCATG AAAATGCTTCAAGCCCGGAATCCGATGTACAACCGGCGGTACGTGCGACAGCGACACGGTCCGATTGCGGACCAGGAGCGGCATCGGTGGCAGGAGATGCACCTGTTCCACACGCAGTACCAGACGCGACGCGACTGCATGCGGATGCTGCACGAGGTGCACAGGCGGCGCAGCGAGGGCGATGTGGAGAAGCTGTCCGACTACGTGGAGGACATAATGTCGGGATTCATTGAGCACAAGACCCACCGCACGCTGCCCTGGAAGTTTGAGTTCATCAACGAAGTCTACAATATCCTGGCACTGGCCCATTGCGACAAGTGCGCGGTGCCCGCTAATGTCGACTTCCTGCTGGCCAAGAATCGACCCATCTTATACCTGCTGCGGTCGGAGAAGCTGCACGACATGAGCGTACAGTTCGGGGGTCCCAACATCTACGTGGAGATCGAGAGAGAGGATGAGCGGCACAGCCGAATTAT AAGCTAG